The following proteins are encoded in a genomic region of Labilithrix sp.:
- a CDS encoding aminopeptidase P N-terminal domain-containing protein, whose translation MCTCHSEVHGKRRRAFMETVAAKGDDWVAVFASAPVFTRNNDVEHEYRQDSDLFYLTGWSEPGTVLVVTAEKTTMFVRARDPERETWDGPRYGVDGVKEHFGADEAFTIDKVAEELPKLFQNKKRLYYRLGPNRAMDDKVLEGIDRARARGKLGHAWPTEIVDPGTVLHEMRLFKHGEDLAAMRRAAEITAEAHLRAMRSTKPGMHEFQVEAMLLETFRMHGSERPAYGSIVGSGVNATILHYRQNNKKMEDGELLLIDAGCEYDYYASDVTRTFPVGGAFNKQQETIYNLVLDAQLAGIEKARKGSSLEQIHNTCVDVITRGLVTLGLLEGDVETLIKEEKYKPFYMHKTCHWLGMDVHDVGNYYVGGKARTLEPGMVLTVEPGIYIAKNNDKVPAEWRGIGVRIEDDILVTEGEPDNLTASIPKKPSELLAACA comes from the coding sequence ATGTGCACGTGCCACAGCGAGGTCCACGGAAAGCGTCGGCGCGCCTTCATGGAGACGGTGGCGGCGAAGGGGGACGACTGGGTCGCCGTGTTCGCCTCGGCCCCGGTCTTCACTCGCAACAACGACGTCGAGCACGAGTACCGCCAGGACTCGGACCTCTTCTACCTCACCGGCTGGAGCGAGCCGGGCACGGTCCTCGTCGTGACGGCCGAGAAGACGACGATGTTCGTGCGCGCGCGCGATCCCGAGCGCGAGACGTGGGACGGGCCGCGCTACGGCGTCGACGGCGTGAAGGAGCACTTCGGCGCCGACGAGGCGTTCACGATCGACAAGGTCGCGGAGGAGCTCCCGAAGCTCTTCCAGAACAAGAAGCGCCTCTACTACCGCCTCGGCCCGAACCGCGCGATGGACGACAAGGTGCTGGAGGGGATCGATCGCGCCCGCGCGCGCGGCAAGCTCGGTCACGCGTGGCCGACCGAGATCGTCGATCCCGGCACCGTGCTCCACGAGATGCGCCTCTTCAAGCACGGCGAGGACCTCGCCGCGATGCGCCGCGCCGCGGAGATCACGGCCGAGGCGCACCTCCGCGCGATGCGGTCGACGAAGCCGGGCATGCACGAGTTCCAGGTCGAGGCGATGCTGCTCGAGACCTTCCGCATGCACGGCTCCGAGCGCCCCGCCTACGGCAGCATCGTCGGCTCCGGCGTGAACGCGACGATCCTCCACTACCGCCAGAACAACAAGAAGATGGAGGACGGCGAGCTCCTCCTCATCGACGCGGGCTGCGAGTACGACTACTACGCGAGCGACGTCACGCGCACGTTCCCGGTCGGCGGCGCGTTCAACAAGCAGCAGGAGACGATCTACAACCTCGTGCTCGACGCGCAGCTCGCCGGCATCGAGAAGGCGCGGAAGGGGAGCTCGCTCGAGCAGATCCACAACACGTGCGTCGACGTGATCACGCGCGGCCTCGTCACGCTCGGCCTCCTCGAGGGCGACGTCGAGACGCTGATCAAGGAAGAGAAGTACAAGCCGTTCTACATGCACAAGACCTGTCACTGGCTCGGCATGGACGTGCACGACGTCGGCAACTACTACGTCGGCGGCAAGGCGCGCACGCTCGAGCCCGGGATGGTGCTCACCGTCGAGCCCGGCATCTACATCGCGAAGAACAACGACAAGGTCCCCGCCGAGTGGCGCGGCATCGGCGTCCGGATCGAGGACGACATCCTCGTCACCGAAGGCGAGCCCGACAACCTGACCGCGTCGATCCCGAAGAAGCCGTCCGAGCTCCTCGCCGCCTGCGCCTGA
- a CDS encoding sigma-70 family RNA polymerase sigma factor, which translates to MLASRLRGRRHDRRNGCWPYPERTRFMAFAIQREILDAAVAGDSQALDHVLKTVTPHVERQLLRYPVSDEDRRDLLQTTLMQIVRRLGSFRAEASFSTWLFRVTANEALMLMRSRRRHRTRFIEGLEWEELATLPAMNDNEDADVERGLENRERDERVRAALGELPEDYRDVVIAHYHLDLGLQEIADRLAITESAVRSRLHRARSRLRTLLEKQDFAAAA; encoded by the coding sequence ATGCTCGCCTCCCGTCTTCGGGGGCGGCGGCACGATCGTCGCAATGGGTGCTGGCCGTACCCCGAAAGGACTCGATTCATGGCCTTCGCCATCCAGCGTGAGATTCTCGATGCAGCGGTCGCGGGCGACTCCCAGGCGCTCGACCATGTCCTCAAGACGGTCACCCCGCACGTCGAGCGCCAGCTCCTCCGCTATCCGGTCAGTGACGAGGACCGCCGCGACCTCCTCCAGACGACGCTGATGCAGATCGTCCGCCGGCTCGGCTCCTTCCGCGCGGAGGCGAGCTTCTCGACCTGGCTCTTCCGCGTGACCGCGAACGAGGCGCTCATGCTGATGCGCTCGCGCCGCCGCCACCGGACCCGCTTCATCGAGGGGCTCGAGTGGGAGGAGCTCGCGACGCTGCCGGCGATGAACGACAACGAGGACGCCGACGTCGAGCGCGGCCTCGAGAACCGGGAGCGTGACGAGCGCGTCCGCGCGGCGCTCGGCGAGCTGCCGGAGGACTACCGCGACGTCGTCATCGCGCACTACCACCTCGACCTCGGCCTCCAGGAGATCGCCGACCGCCTCGCCATCACCGAGAGCGCCGTCCGCTCCCGCCTCCACCGCGCCCGCTCGCGCCTCCGCACCCTCCTCGAGAAGCAGGACTTCGCCGCCGCGGCGTGA
- a CDS encoding tyrosine recombinase XerC has product MQLAELKAAFVTHLAAEKNASPNTVLAYSRDLDALLAFVGERAGSKRAPRLDIYVLRGWLGELARTCKPTSVARKIASVRAFGRWMKQKGHADVNPAQELASPKARRELPTFLSAEDAALVVESPNDENTGALREEEAVALRDRAFLELLYSSGLRVSEACGLDLVNLSLDDRTARVLGKGRKERIVPIGTKADAALRAWLAARPRLAHAKTGFLDPKAVFVSTRGRRFGPRAAQLVVRRYGLVGAGRADLHPHALRHTCATHLLDGGADLRAIQEMLGHSSLSTTQRYTHVSVAHLLAVYDAAHPLAKSKRSE; this is encoded by the coding sequence ATGCAGCTCGCGGAGCTGAAGGCGGCGTTCGTGACCCACCTCGCGGCGGAGAAGAACGCGTCGCCGAACACCGTCCTCGCGTACTCGCGCGATCTCGACGCGCTGCTCGCGTTCGTGGGGGAGCGCGCGGGATCGAAGCGCGCGCCGCGGCTCGACATTTACGTGCTCCGCGGCTGGCTCGGCGAGCTCGCGCGGACGTGCAAGCCGACGAGCGTGGCGCGGAAGATCGCGAGCGTCCGCGCCTTCGGTCGCTGGATGAAGCAGAAGGGCCACGCCGACGTGAACCCGGCGCAGGAGCTCGCGAGCCCGAAGGCGCGGCGCGAGCTGCCGACCTTCCTCTCGGCGGAGGACGCCGCCCTCGTCGTCGAGTCGCCGAACGACGAGAACACGGGCGCGCTGCGCGAAGAGGAGGCGGTCGCGCTGCGCGATCGCGCGTTCCTCGAGCTCCTCTATTCGAGCGGCCTCCGCGTCTCGGAGGCGTGCGGCCTCGACCTCGTGAACCTCTCGCTCGACGATCGCACCGCGCGCGTCCTCGGCAAGGGCCGCAAGGAGCGGATCGTGCCGATCGGCACGAAGGCCGACGCCGCGCTCCGCGCCTGGCTCGCGGCGCGGCCGCGCCTCGCGCACGCGAAGACGGGGTTCCTCGATCCGAAGGCGGTCTTCGTCTCGACGCGGGGGCGACGGTTCGGGCCTCGCGCGGCGCAGCTCGTGGTCCGTCGCTACGGGCTCGTCGGGGCGGGGAGGGCGGACCTCCATCCGCACGCGCTCCGCCACACCTGCGCGACGCACCTGCTCGACGGCGGCGCCGACCTCCGCGCGATCCAGGAGATGCTCGGCCACTCGTCGCTCTCCACCACCCAGCGCTACACCCACGTCTCGGTCGCGCACCTGCTCGCGGTCTACGACGCGGCGCACCCGCTCGCGAAATCGAAGCGTTCCGAGTAG
- a CDS encoding FHA domain-containing protein yields MQLVVPPGGSFREPRRIPLGARPLTIGRAEKCEIRVDVPGVDDEHATISVDALISIGPDCAIGDVPLDAGVRRLIMPGDDIQIGPIVLVVEGAPRALPGGAHGPRVRVVEGQSAGSEVVLAEENREYIIGRAKTADLVLKDREVSREHLKIVRRGPTILIHDQASTRGSWLGRSAVYQGATIEWEVPRMLKIGATVLALDLPPELRRAAPSAIPSAPMTAPPRSAPAAQTFTPSPEVLAAGPPTNVGVYHYEAKPQNDGAIVPSTPGALPATPSSSRALERGGWKASGTKIGKGSGLLLLLVAGVAILGALFVVFSLME; encoded by the coding sequence GTGCAATTGGTCGTTCCGCCGGGAGGATCGTTCCGCGAGCCACGCCGCATTCCTCTCGGAGCGCGGCCGCTCACGATCGGCCGCGCGGAGAAATGCGAGATCCGCGTCGACGTCCCGGGCGTCGACGACGAGCACGCCACGATCAGCGTCGACGCGCTGATCTCGATCGGCCCCGACTGCGCGATCGGCGACGTCCCGCTCGACGCGGGGGTGCGCCGTCTGATCATGCCCGGCGACGACATCCAGATCGGCCCCATCGTCCTCGTGGTCGAGGGCGCCCCGCGCGCGCTCCCCGGCGGCGCGCACGGACCGCGCGTCCGCGTGGTGGAGGGCCAGAGCGCGGGGAGCGAGGTCGTCCTCGCGGAGGAGAACCGCGAGTACATCATCGGCCGCGCGAAGACGGCCGACCTCGTCTTGAAGGACCGCGAGGTCTCGCGCGAGCACCTCAAGATCGTCCGTCGCGGCCCGACGATCCTCATCCACGATCAGGCCTCGACGCGCGGCTCGTGGCTCGGCCGCTCCGCTGTCTATCAAGGCGCCACGATCGAGTGGGAGGTCCCACGCATGCTCAAGATCGGCGCGACGGTGCTCGCGCTCGATCTGCCGCCCGAGCTCCGGCGCGCGGCGCCGTCGGCGATCCCGAGCGCGCCGATGACCGCGCCTCCGCGATCGGCGCCCGCCGCGCAGACCTTCACCCCGTCGCCGGAGGTCCTCGCCGCCGGCCCACCCACGAACGTCGGCGTCTACCACTACGAGGCGAAGCCGCAGAACGACGGCGCGATCGTCCCCTCCACGCCAGGCGCGCTCCCCGCGACCCCGAGCTCCTCCCGCGCCCTCGAGCGCGGCGGCTGGAAAGCCAGCGGCACGAAGATCGGCAAAGGCTCCGGCCTCCTGCTCCTGCTCGTCGCCGGCGTCGCCATCCTAGGCGCCCTCTTCGTAGTCTTCTCCCTGATGGAGTAG
- a CDS encoding sulfatase-like hydrolase/transferase, with translation MRLILALGGAAVASLAVAFVETRTVVGVAVDANETNVPPWGGVFVGELGILAPVALAVGGGIGVLLLLLQPTPDSGALARLAVIRERGGHDRVKAAAAVPVGIFAVFGWTVAAAHVARVTMSAGKPAESGLAVGAATVGTLVAALMVALACLPLARRLIALGGESIPQLLDPALTGSVALVVVTLLFIVGVLVGDNSGGNGGMLGIFGVLKRTELDLRPVANIGLLALGAFVLQAAFARQLPSAAGDRVSGAVYGGAGGSVALNLLLLALTVRAATTIGEPPEVARGIEKQAPLGKIALAALRTATDHDKDGFSASFAGGDCNDADKGISPGAVDVPGNGIDEDCSGEDTPLTAPPEKKAPVAAVERPKKTYNVILITVDTLRPDLGFMGWRHPTSPNLDKIAEKGTVFENAYSMASYTGKAVGPMLIGRYPSETITEFSHFNSYGDANVFTAERVRDVGARTFAGMCHWYFKPSSGLKQGFEVWDTSAIPAGMGDNDNTVTSVGMGDLALKLLQKPENTLGEDLPTEGGNVGADGQKKPHRFFAWFHFFDPHAQYVPHKDAPDFSSDNTPQRAIYDQEVWFTDKHIGRVLDYVASQPWADETAIVMTADHGEAFYEHGMAMHGREIWNELVHVPLFVYVPGVPPRRVKQKRSHIDVSPTIIDLMGVTIPDDGSLRGHTLLADVFAPKDAELEERDVYVDMPAGPYNGAKRALVFGPTPGMKLTHQGGFNYQLYDLGEDPGEKKDLSSNKEKLKEAIARMNAFRGGLKEIEQKPK, from the coding sequence TTGCGCCTGATCCTCGCCCTCGGTGGCGCCGCCGTCGCTTCGCTCGCCGTCGCGTTCGTCGAGACGCGCACGGTGGTCGGGGTCGCGGTCGACGCGAACGAGACGAACGTCCCGCCGTGGGGCGGCGTGTTCGTGGGCGAGCTCGGGATCCTCGCGCCGGTCGCGCTCGCGGTCGGCGGCGGCATCGGCGTGCTCCTCTTGCTCTTGCAGCCGACGCCGGACTCGGGGGCGCTCGCGCGCCTCGCCGTCATCCGCGAGCGCGGCGGACACGACCGGGTGAAGGCCGCGGCGGCGGTGCCGGTCGGCATCTTCGCGGTGTTCGGGTGGACGGTCGCGGCCGCCCACGTCGCGCGCGTCACGATGAGCGCGGGCAAGCCGGCGGAGTCGGGCCTCGCGGTCGGCGCCGCCACGGTCGGCACGCTCGTCGCCGCGCTCATGGTCGCGCTCGCGTGCTTGCCGCTCGCGCGCCGCCTGATCGCGCTCGGCGGGGAGTCGATCCCGCAGCTCCTCGATCCGGCGCTGACGGGCAGCGTCGCGCTCGTCGTCGTGACGCTCCTCTTCATCGTCGGCGTGCTCGTCGGCGACAACAGCGGCGGCAACGGCGGCATGCTCGGGATCTTCGGCGTGCTCAAGCGGACGGAGCTCGACCTCCGTCCCGTCGCGAACATCGGCCTCCTCGCGCTCGGCGCCTTCGTGCTCCAGGCCGCGTTCGCGCGGCAGCTGCCGAGCGCGGCCGGCGATCGGGTGAGCGGCGCGGTCTACGGCGGGGCGGGCGGCTCGGTCGCGCTGAACCTCCTCCTCCTCGCGCTCACCGTTCGCGCGGCGACGACGATCGGCGAGCCCCCCGAGGTCGCGCGCGGGATCGAGAAGCAGGCCCCGCTCGGGAAGATCGCGCTCGCCGCGCTGCGCACCGCGACCGATCACGACAAGGACGGCTTCTCGGCGAGCTTCGCGGGCGGCGACTGCAACGACGCGGACAAGGGCATCAGCCCCGGCGCGGTCGACGTCCCCGGCAACGGCATCGACGAGGACTGCTCCGGCGAGGACACGCCGCTCACGGCGCCGCCGGAGAAGAAGGCGCCCGTCGCGGCGGTGGAGCGGCCGAAGAAGACGTACAACGTGATCCTCATCACGGTGGACACGCTGCGGCCCGACCTCGGCTTCATGGGCTGGCGCCACCCGACCTCGCCGAACCTCGACAAAATCGCCGAAAAAGGTACCGTCTTCGAAAACGCCTATTCCATGGCGTCGTACACCGGCAAGGCGGTCGGGCCGATGCTGATCGGCCGGTACCCGAGCGAGACGATCACGGAGTTCAGCCACTTCAACTCCTACGGCGACGCGAACGTCTTCACCGCCGAGCGCGTCCGCGACGTGGGCGCCCGCACGTTCGCGGGGATGTGCCACTGGTACTTCAAGCCGTCGTCCGGCCTGAAGCAGGGCTTCGAGGTCTGGGACACCTCCGCGATCCCGGCGGGCATGGGCGACAACGACAACACGGTGACGAGCGTCGGCATGGGCGACCTCGCGCTGAAGCTCCTCCAGAAGCCGGAGAACACGCTCGGCGAGGACCTCCCGACCGAGGGCGGAAACGTCGGCGCCGACGGGCAGAAGAAGCCGCACCGCTTCTTCGCGTGGTTCCACTTCTTCGATCCGCACGCGCAGTACGTCCCGCACAAGGACGCGCCGGACTTCTCCTCCGACAACACCCCGCAGCGCGCGATCTACGATCAGGAGGTCTGGTTCACGGACAAGCACATCGGCCGCGTGCTCGACTACGTCGCGTCGCAGCCGTGGGCGGACGAGACCGCGATCGTGATGACGGCCGATCACGGGGAGGCGTTCTACGAGCACGGCATGGCGATGCACGGCCGGGAGATCTGGAACGAGCTCGTGCACGTGCCGCTCTTCGTCTACGTGCCGGGCGTGCCTCCGCGCCGCGTGAAGCAGAAGCGCTCGCACATCGACGTGTCCCCCACCATCATCGACCTGATGGGGGTCACGATCCCGGACGACGGCTCGCTGCGCGGCCACACCTTGCTCGCCGACGTGTTCGCCCCGAAGGACGCGGAGCTCGAGGAGCGCGACGTCTACGTCGACATGCCGGCGGGCCCGTACAACGGCGCGAAGCGCGCGCTCGTCTTCGGCCCCACCCCCGGCATGAAGCTCACGCACCAGGGCGGCTTCAACTACCAGCTCTACGACCTCGGCGAAGACCCCGGCGAGAAGAAGGACCTCTCGAGCAACAAGGAGAAGCTCAAGGAGGCCATCGCCCGCATGAACGCTTTCCGCGGCGGCTTGAAAGAGATCGAGCAGAAGCCGAAGTGA
- a CDS encoding DUF2062 domain-containing protein, translating to MFRWLWTKTKAVWERAKAERAEPKEIGWAVAIGVFVGCSPSIPFHTVVALAAATLFKKNRLFTWMGSRVCNAVTLPFIAIAEVQVGHRLRTGEWMTIDRHDVLDQVAALLVDWMLGLLPVGGAMALLFGVLAWQLALRRDRRRAAAAALRASEEAGTIG from the coding sequence TTGTTCCGCTGGCTGTGGACCAAGACCAAGGCGGTGTGGGAGCGCGCGAAGGCGGAGCGGGCCGAGCCGAAGGAGATCGGCTGGGCGGTCGCGATCGGCGTCTTCGTCGGGTGCAGCCCGTCGATCCCGTTCCACACCGTCGTCGCGCTCGCCGCCGCGACGCTCTTCAAGAAGAACCGCCTCTTCACGTGGATGGGCTCCCGCGTCTGCAACGCGGTGACGCTGCCGTTCATCGCGATCGCCGAGGTGCAGGTCGGCCATCGCCTGCGCACCGGCGAGTGGATGACGATCGATCGCCACGACGTCCTCGATCAGGTCGCCGCCCTCCTCGTCGACTGGATGCTCGGCCTCCTCCCGGTCGGCGGCGCGATGGCGCTCCTCTTCGGCGTCCTCGCCTGGCAGCTCGCGCTGCGACGCGATCGGCGCCGCGCGGCCGCGGCGGCGTTGCGCGCGAGCGAAGAAGCCGGCACGATCGGCTGA
- a CDS encoding TPM domain-containing protein has protein sequence MLRRVFGVLFAFALFFVATSARAAPWTPPPLNGHVVDQAGALTPEQRRALDLKLDDARQQTGFAVVVLLLPRLPDGLTIDDVGYTAGNAWGVGSAKGDDGVLLIHSAAERKLRIETGKGVGGALTDVESSHINTKVIAPLLVEGRTYDAIDAGTDAILKALVEGTPGGKSEPGRAPAHEGKGKSAIEEATPADLAKMGAWIVALIGIIALAIYSPTFRSLLFWLLFFGRGGGGGGSSGGGGGGSGYGGGGGRFGGGGSSDGY, from the coding sequence GTGCTGCGTCGCGTCTTTGGAGTCCTCTTTGCGTTCGCGCTCTTCTTCGTCGCGACGTCGGCGCGCGCCGCGCCGTGGACGCCGCCCCCGCTCAACGGCCACGTGGTCGATCAAGCGGGAGCGCTGACGCCGGAGCAGCGGCGCGCCCTCGACCTGAAGCTCGACGACGCGAGGCAACAGACGGGCTTCGCGGTCGTGGTCCTTCTCCTCCCGCGCCTGCCGGACGGCCTCACGATCGACGACGTCGGCTATACGGCCGGCAACGCGTGGGGAGTCGGCTCGGCGAAGGGCGACGACGGCGTCCTCCTCATTCACTCCGCGGCGGAGCGGAAGCTGCGCATCGAGACGGGCAAAGGCGTCGGCGGTGCGCTGACGGACGTGGAGTCGAGCCACATCAACACCAAGGTCATCGCCCCTCTTCTCGTCGAGGGCCGCACGTACGACGCGATCGACGCCGGCACCGACGCGATCTTGAAGGCGCTCGTCGAAGGCACGCCCGGCGGAAAGAGCGAGCCAGGCCGCGCCCCGGCGCACGAGGGCAAGGGCAAGAGCGCCATCGAGGAGGCCACGCCCGCCGATCTCGCGAAGATGGGCGCGTGGATCGTCGCCCTCATCGGCATCATCGCCCTCGCGATCTACTCCCCGACGTTCCGTTCCCTCCTTTTCTGGCTCCTCTTCTTCGGCCGCGGTGGCGGAGGTGGTGGCTCGAGCGGCGGCGGAGGCGGCGGCTCCGGCTACGGAGGCGGCGGCGGCCGCTTCGGCGGCGGCGGCAGCAGCGACGGCTACTGA
- a CDS encoding DUF1501 domain-containing protein, with amino-acid sequence MNFSRRGFLKALGIGAGAAIGTRIPGARLIGEANAAVTEPTSVVVLHLQGGYNALFASADSLVGRFGVTGNGKDNGNWRALANGNGPGIDLAWFNSMSPFTRQHMAAVGVRHGISNHPGARRALWDHQNRNAGLLLANAIGGTSQLKAAVVGPRLLDSSYTPIGQTSFQSITDMQKTIDALGGGKPDPRVPDRTIAAAGVEAAQTMSGNALTGSPESLDSLESGYVAAIDTLKAPVKKFSFDELKTAYALGDATAVNNLKSKFAAAELMVRAGSNVVQIVDAGWDTHGDTDGATVRNKMRTVLPPLNAFIKRMVEDKTRNVTVVIMGDFARSLPGSDHQPNLTATVIGKNVKVGTTGRTAKGAVTLAPGTPGIAGLWSYLATLAKVDDNPFGANPHSKLVA; translated from the coding sequence ATGAACTTCTCTCGTCGTGGGTTTCTGAAGGCACTCGGCATCGGCGCCGGCGCGGCGATCGGCACGCGCATCCCGGGCGCGCGCTTGATCGGCGAGGCGAACGCCGCCGTCACGGAGCCGACCTCGGTCGTCGTCCTCCACCTCCAGGGCGGCTACAACGCGCTCTTCGCGAGCGCCGACTCGCTCGTGGGCCGCTTCGGCGTCACCGGCAACGGCAAGGACAACGGCAACTGGCGGGCGCTCGCGAACGGGAACGGCCCCGGCATCGACCTCGCCTGGTTCAACTCGATGTCTCCCTTCACGCGACAGCACATGGCCGCGGTCGGCGTCCGGCACGGCATCTCGAACCACCCCGGCGCGCGCCGCGCGCTCTGGGACCACCAGAACCGGAACGCGGGGCTCCTCCTCGCGAACGCGATCGGCGGCACGTCGCAGCTCAAGGCGGCGGTCGTCGGCCCGCGGCTCCTCGACTCCTCGTACACGCCGATCGGCCAGACGTCGTTCCAGTCGATCACGGACATGCAGAAGACGATCGACGCGCTCGGCGGCGGCAAGCCGGACCCGCGCGTCCCCGACCGTACGATCGCGGCGGCCGGCGTCGAGGCGGCGCAGACGATGAGCGGCAACGCGCTGACGGGGAGCCCCGAGTCGCTCGACTCGCTCGAGAGCGGCTACGTCGCGGCGATCGACACGCTGAAGGCGCCGGTGAAGAAGTTCAGCTTCGACGAGCTGAAGACGGCCTACGCGCTCGGCGACGCGACCGCGGTGAACAACCTGAAGTCGAAGTTCGCGGCGGCGGAGCTCATGGTCCGCGCCGGCTCGAACGTCGTTCAGATCGTGGACGCGGGCTGGGACACGCACGGCGACACCGACGGCGCGACGGTGCGCAACAAGATGCGGACCGTGCTCCCGCCGCTCAACGCGTTCATCAAGCGGATGGTCGAGGACAAGACCCGCAACGTCACCGTCGTCATCATGGGCGACTTCGCGCGCAGCCTCCCGGGCTCGGATCACCAGCCGAACCTGACCGCCACCGTCATCGGCAAAAATGTGAAAGTCGGCACAACCGGACGCACCGCCAAAGGTGCCGTCACGCTCGCCCCCGGCACCCCCGGCATCGCCGGCCTCTGGTCGTACTTGGCGACGCTCGCGAAGGTCGACGACAACCCCTTCGGCGCCAACCCGCACAGCAAGCTCGTGGCCTAG
- a CDS encoding HAD hydrolase-like protein, whose product MRALFFDLDGTLVDSRRDIAEALNRALAGAGMAPLALSEVLPLVGDGARVLVERALAARGRGPDDAVLAAFQEAYLAAPCVHTTLLPGAKEALALGLPCALVTNKPRAVTELVLERLGVRDAFREVWAGGDGPLKPAPDGVLSVAARLGVSVHDAWMIGDGPQDVLAGKAAGAFTVGVRGGIAGDARLLAAAPDLVVASLLELAAHARR is encoded by the coding sequence GTGAGGGCGCTCTTCTTCGATCTCGACGGGACGCTGGTCGATTCGCGGCGCGACATCGCGGAGGCGTTGAACCGGGCGCTCGCGGGGGCGGGGATGGCGCCGCTCGCGCTCTCGGAGGTGCTGCCGCTCGTCGGGGACGGGGCGCGCGTCCTCGTCGAGCGCGCGCTCGCGGCGCGAGGGCGGGGGCCGGACGACGCCGTGCTCGCCGCGTTTCAGGAGGCGTACCTCGCGGCGCCCTGCGTCCACACGACGCTGCTCCCCGGCGCGAAGGAGGCGCTCGCGCTCGGGCTCCCGTGCGCGCTCGTGACGAACAAACCTCGCGCGGTGACCGAGCTCGTGCTGGAGCGGCTCGGCGTGCGGGACGCGTTCCGCGAGGTCTGGGCGGGCGGGGACGGGCCGCTCAAGCCCGCGCCCGACGGCGTGCTCTCCGTCGCGGCGCGGCTCGGCGTCTCCGTGCATGATGCATGGATGATCGGCGACGGCCCGCAAGACGTGCTCGCGGGGAAGGCCGCGGGCGCGTTCACGGTCGGCGTCCGCGGGGGCATCGCCGGCGACGCGCGGCTCCTCGCGGCCGCGCCCGACCTCGTCGTCGCGTCGCTCCTCGAGCTCGCCGCGCACGCGAGGCGGTGA